The DNA region TCGTCCAGTAGTGCGGAGACTTCACTCCCGTTCATGACGAACAGCAGCGACGGCAGCAGCGCCGGATTCAGATCCAGCCGCGCGATATCGTCCCACACGGACGGCCGGGAGACGCGGTTGAGAAAGCGGGAGTGATCCACCAGACACGGGCCACCCTTCTTGGCGACGATGACGAGATCGCCGGCCGAGCCGCTGGACCAGAGGGTGAGATCGTCGAACACGGAGGCCAGGGTGCGCAGAATGAGCTTCAGGTCATTCTCGGCCATGTGGTAGGCCGGCACCCACTGCACGAACACGCCGTCGTCGCGCAGCCGGCTGTGGCACAGCTCGTAGTACTCCTTGGTGAACAGGCTGGATTCCCCGCGGACCCACGGGTTGGACGGTTGCGAAACGATCGCGTCATAGTCGTGCGCCGCGGTCAGCAGGTAGTTGCGCGCATCCCTGCGCACGATGTGCAGCCTGGGGTCGTCCAGTGCATCGTGGTTCTCTTCTGCAAAGAGCGTGGCGGCCTTGATAACGGCGGGCGATATCTCGGCGCAGTCCACGGAGCGCACCGGATGCGTGAGCACGGAACCCACCGTGACGCCACTGCCGAGCCCCACCACCAGGACGTCCTCCGGATTGTCATGGAACAGCATCGGCAGCTGGCCGATCATCACCTGCGTGCGCATGTCCGTCGTGGTGCTCGTGGAGGCGTCGGTCTTGCCGTCGATGGTCAAAAACCGCAGCCCGTCGGGCCGTTCCATCACCGCCACGGTCACCGCCGGCCCGGTATCGTAGAACAGCAGCTTGTACTGCTTCATGGCCAGCTCCCAGACATCCCAATCCGAAAGGTCGTGGATGGCGGACTTCACGCCGGATGCCTCGCCGACCCGGTCGCGCATGGACTCGTATCGGGAGGCGTAAACGTACACGCCGCTGTTGAGGATGTGCGGCGACCACGCGCCGATGAATGCGAACTGGAACAGCAGAAGGGCCAGCGTGCCGGCGATCACACCACCGCGGAACAGGACACGCACCGGAATGACCAGCACAAGGCCAAGCGCGGCAAGCAGATTCAGGAGCGAGCCCGCAAGGATGGTCCGCTCCATGCCGATGCCCGGCACAAGCACGAGGCCGGCAAGGCACGCGCCGGCGGCGGCGCCAAAGGTATTGACCGCATACGCCTGGCCGATGCGCGAGCCCACGTGGCCGGGCCGCTTCACAAAGAGCGCGCTGACCACGGGAAAGAGCATTCCCATGGCCACGGTGGGGATCAGCATGACCAGGCCGCAGAGACTGAAACGAACAACCTGCAGCAGAAGCCACGACCCGGCCGTCTCCTCGTACAGACTCAGAAACACGAACGGCAGCTTCTCGAAGGCCGGTATAGTGGCGAGCACCGAAAACCCCACGAGCATCTGCAGGACGACATAGAGCCACGTCCGGCTCACCGCGGCTGGGATGTACCGGTACAGCGCGCTGCCCAAGGTTATCCCCACCAGGATGACCGCGAGCATGGTGGTGAAGGCGTAGGTGGTGGTCCCCAGAATCATCACCAGGGTCCGGCTCCAGGCCACCTCGTACAGTATGGTGGCCGCACCGGAAACGCAGAAACCGATGAGAATCGCGAGCTGCTGCACGTCAGCCGGTTCGCGCCTGGCGGCGCTTTCCACCAGGACGGCTGCTCCCTCCGCCCTGCGATCGCGCCGGCTCAGCAACCAGAACCCGGCGGCTACGCACACGTTGCACCCCACCGCGGTCAGCGTGGTATAGTGAACCCCTGCATGCGGCAGCAGTACGTAGCCCGTAACAAGAACCCCAAGAATGGCTCCGAATGTATTTGCCGTATACAGCGCTGCAACAGGTACGGAAATTGTTTGCGAGTTGCGCACAACAAGACGCGACAGCAATGGTAATGTTCCGCCTATAAATGTAGTTGGCACGAGAAGCAGAAGAAATGCGAGGAACAGCCGGACGGCATTAAGCAGTACCGGACCGGGGCTGGCGACCTGATTGAACAGGATATACGCACTTTCGGTCCAGCCCAGGAAAACCGGCAGAAGCAATGCCCACGCGGCCACGCCCAGCTCGACCGCCACGTAGCAGCGCAGGAGCGTGCGTTCCCCCCATCGATCCGCCAGCTTTCCCAGCCCCCACGAACCGAAGCCGAGACCGAACATGAATGCTGTCAGCACCATGGCTACGGCATAGCTCGACGCCCCGAGAACAAGGGTGAACTGGCGAACCCAAAGAACCTGATAAGCAAGTCCGGCTGATCCGGACAACATGAAGAGCATCAACAAGAAACGGCGGGAAAGGAATGAGACACCATTTCTCAGGAAGACACGCGAAGAACAAACAGCCAATTAAGCATCCCACTGTATCTAAGCATTCATTACCATAATAGCCCTTACAAACAAGGGCACAGTAGATCGATGCCAACATTTAGGTCAACTGGCTTTGGCGTGTGAATTGCTGTCTGTTACTATCGCAACTTGTTATATAGTCAAATTTTATCGCTTCACCCTTCTTTTTGCATATCCCCCTGATTCATTTAGAAGCGCTGGGCAGGATTATTTTTTGCGATTAAAATTATTACACGAATATAATAAGTTAGTGAATATTACATAAAAACATTTTTCTTCTAACTGTTAGGCTTTTATTGCTAATTGATACTAGCTTTAGCAGTCAATTGCCCAATTAATATGACTTGTTACAGTGAGAGTAAATTTAGTCATGCCTGCCATCAAGTTACTGCTCAATAATTGCTTCAATCATTTTTTTTATTACTTCGCTCCATTCATATTTGTCTATTTATTGAGTGTTGTTTCAATTCAACAACTATACTTATATAAATGATTTATATAAATTCATAAAATATCATATGCATATTAACGCCTCTGCCCCCATTTTTTTCAGAAAAAAATGAACGAGCGCGACCAAAACGATCATCCGCGCATAGGATGTTGAGAAGAAATTTGTTATCATGAAAAACCTGAAAAACGTGTCGTTAATTGTGGAATCCTTATAAATTCAATCGATTACTTCGCACCGTGCATCACTACCCGGACAGCTACATCCGCGCTGGCCGTGCAGGAAAATCTGCTGGATATGGTGAATGGAGTATTTGGATTATTGAATTGAGTCCGGCAAACCGGAGAATAATGCAATGACAGCCTGTGTTATCAAAAAACCATCATGCATATAGCCACTCAAAAGCACTAAGAAGAACTAGAAGAACTTCCATAATTTAGCAGACTCACAAAGTATGCGATGTGTACTCTACACGCAAGGTATGTTGTCGTATATAATTGTCCAAACAAATTTATTTATAAGTTCTCGTGCCCCTTTTTATGATTACATCTTGTATTGATGGCTTGAATATTTTTTGTTCAATTTCTCAATATATGTGCAAATTCGACCAAGCTCTTAACCTCCGACAACACAACTCCTCCGCCAATATAGCCAATGTACGGATGCTACTACAATTGATTACCTTTCCTACTTTCGCACTCAGTGCATGCGTTGCAGTTCCTTCAACTATGGCTTCCTGCAACGCCAGGGCAGGAGCTTTCACGGAGACCTGGAAGCACTGCCAGGGATGAACCAATCAGGCGTACCGCCACTCCCCCTCGCCGGGCCGGCGGGCAAAAGCGGGCCTGAGCCCCCCGCGTTCAGATCCCGGCGCTTGACGAAGGGGTGCACGAAATCGTAGTAGCATTCCTGACTTATGTTGGATCTTGCCTAGCTCCATACCCGGACCCCGATGTCCCCTGGCCACTGCCGCCGCAAGCTTTTGCGGTGGGCGTTTTCTTGCGGCCTTTTTCCATGGAGCTACACCATGTCGTTTTACGACCTCATCGACCTTGGCTGGTCGTCCTTTTTCTCAACGCCTTTCGATTCCCTGAACCTTAGCGGCCTTGCGCCTGCGCGTGTGGCGCGCGCCGAGCGGGAGCGCTACCTCCTCATGCATGCCGGCGGCTATGCCTGCGCCGTGCTGGCCGGAAGGCTGCGGCACGAGTCCCTCGGCCCCGGCGGCCTGCCCGTGGTGGGCGACTGGATCGTAGCGCGGCTCGAAGACCTCCCCCACAACGGTTGCGTCGAGGCCGACACGCATTCCGAAGCACAGTTCGGCGCGGCGCGCATCGAGGCGATCCTGCCACGGCGCACCCTGTTGTCCCGGCTCGATCCTTCCGGCGGCGCGCAGCAACCTCTGGCCGCCAATGTAGACCTCGTGCTTCTCGCCGCAGGGCTGGATCACGACTTCAACCCGCGGCGCCTGGAACGTGGGGCCGCGCTGGCTCGCGGGGCCGGCGCCGAGCCCGTGGTGGTGCTGACCAAGGCGGACCTGCGCCCGGACTGCCGCCGCGAGCTGTCGCAGGTCATGTCGGCAGTGCCCGGCGCATACGCCTTTGCGCTCAGCGCGCGCACAGGTCAGGGCGTCGACGAGCTGCGCGGACTCCTCACGCCGGGCGTCACCGCCGTGCTGCTCGGCTCATCCGGCGCGGGCAAGTCCACCCTCGTCAACCGATTGCTCGGCAGCCAACAGCAGCGCACTGCCGCCGTGCGGGAAGCAGACTCCCGCGGCCGGCACGCCACCACGCACCGCGAGCTGTTCCCGCTGCCCGGCGGCGGGTTGCTCATCGATACGCCCGGTCTGCGCGCCTTCGGTCTGACGGGCGAGGACGGCGTGGGCGATCTCTTTGCGGATGTGGAGCGCTTTGCCGCGTCCTGCCGCTTCCGGGACTGCCGCCACGAGGCCGAGCCCGGCTGCGGCGTCAAGCAGGCGATGGATCGCGGCGAACTCACGCCCGAGCGCTACGCCTCATTCCTGAAGCTGCGCAGTGAGGCCGAACGCATCGAACGCCGCCAGGCATCCCCCACTGACCTGGAAGCGAAACGCAGGGATAAAGAGCTGGGCAAGCTGCTGAAACGGTACGCGCGGATCAACCCCAAGGGCTAAGCAGTCACATCCCTCAATAAAACAATCGCCCGGAGCCGTACCCATGTATCGGCTCCGGGCGATTACTTTTTGCGAGACTCGGGCGACGCGTGCGTCTGCGGAAGGCTGTCTGTTGAATGCCGCGATGACTGGCCGGAGCTATCATAACAGCTGAGCCCCAACCGGATGAGAATCTAGCCCAGCGCGGCCATCACAGCCCCGGTGACCACGATGTTGGCCAGCGCGATAGGCATCAGCACCTTCCAGCAGAAGTGCATAAGGTGGTCGTAGCGCATCCGCGGCATGGTTCCCCGCGTCCAGACCAGCAGGAATGGGACGATAGCGATCTTGATGAGCAGCCAGATTGGTCCGGGCAGGAGCGGCCCCCGCCAGCCGCCCAGGAAGAAGACGGCCATCAGCGCCCCGAAAAGGATCATGTTCACGTACTCGCCAAGGAAGAACAGCGCGAAGCGCATGCCGCTGTACTCGGTGTGGAAGCCGGCCTGCAGCTCGTTCTCGCCCTCGGGAATGTCGAAGGGAATCCGCTTGGACTCGGCCAGGCTGCAGATGAAGAAGATGGCGGCCGACACGGGCTGCACCACGATGAACGGGTAGCTGGACTGCGCGTTGACGATGTCGGTCAGGCTCAGGGAGCCGGCCATCATGAACACGGGCACCAGGGACAGGGACAGGGGCAGCTCGTAGCTGATCATCTGCGCCACACCGCGCACGGCGCCGATGAGCGAGAACTTACTGTTGGAGGCCCAGCCGCCCAGCGCCACGCTGTAGACGCCTATGGAGGAGAGCGCCAGGAAGACGAGCACGCCGATGTCCATGTCACTGATCACCAGCGGTACCGTATGGCCGAAAAGGTGGATGTTCCCGCCGAATGGAACCAGCGCGAAGACCGCCAGGGTAGTGAAGGTCAGGAGGCCCGGCGCAATGAGGAAGAGAATCGTGTCCGCGCCTTCCGGGATGAGGTCCTCCTTGAGCAGCAGCTTGACGCCGTCGGCCAGGGACTGCAGCAACCCGTACGGTCCCACCCTGTTCGGTCCGTAGCGCAGCTGTATGCGGCCGAGCAGCTTGCGCTCGAACAGGACCAGATAGGCGGCGATGGTCATTACCACCATCATCACCACCCCGCACTTAATGACCAACACAATCAGGCCGAGCAGGAAATCTGCGCCCATCATACGTCATCTCCCGGACAGCTTGCGCCAAGGACCTTATCCGAGCGCTCCTCGGCGCTTGTTTCGCCCTGCTCCTTCCATATCCGTTGCAGAGGGAACGGCGCGGTCACGCCGCCCACGAACTTCCAGCCGGAATCCGGGATGCGCGGCAGCACCACGGTGTTCCGGGCCATGCGCTCGCTGGTCCGCAGCACGCCCCTGGCAAGGCCGCCCACAAGCGGCAGCAGTATTATATCGCCGTCGGCCAGATCCATGGCTTCGGCGCTCGCCGTGTGGAGAAATATTTCCGACTCGGGCATCAGTTCCCTGCCCAGCACGCCCTGGTTGGCCAGCGGGTCCGACCCGAAGATTCGCCGCCCCACGATGACTTCTTCCGGCCCCTCCACCACGTACTCGGCAAGGGGCGCGAGCATGCCGAACGGCTTCTCGGCCCGCTGCGGCAGCACGTGCACGGCGTGATCGGGTCTGGCCTCATGCATCAGGGAAAAAGCCGGCCCTGTCTCCACGGCCGAAGGCGTCTTCTGCATCGTCAGGTTCAGCTTCCGGCGCATCAGCTCTGCCCACTGAGAGGCCGAGCGCGGATCGCTGCCTGGAATTTCCGTCGTGAATTCGCGCGGCGGATGGCTGCCGCCGCCGGTCTGCTTCACCGGCGTGCCGCCCTTAAACACCGGAGCCGCGCGCTGCATCATGCCCAGGCTGTTCACGTAGCAGCCGCCGGACTCGAAAATGGTGGTCAGCGGCAGGGATACGTCCGCCTTGTTCCAGGTGTCGGAAGGCAGGCAGTCCATGCACACCAAGAGCTCCAGCTTGTCCATGCAGCTCTGCGCCCACTGGGTGCGCGGGAACTCCTGCAAGGGGTCATCGCCCACGCAGAGCAGCGCCTTGACCGAGCCACCCTCGACCGCGATCAGAATGTCTTCCAGGCTGCGGCCGTCCGGCGAGTCGGCAAGGGCAGCGCCCAGGGAGTTCGCCTCCGGCAGCAGGCAGCAGAGCCCGGCGTCCGCACCGGCGTGCCGCAGCAGCCGCACCATGCCGGCGGCCAGAGTGATCCATCCGGCGGGCATGGTCTCCCCGGCGCAGACCACCACGGGCCGCTTGGCCCTGGCCAGATCCTGGGCCACGGAGACGACAACGGCCTCCAATTTGGCGATGTCCTCGTTCATGCCGTCGTCCAGGGCCTGCAGCTCCCGCCAGAAGTCCCGGCACTCGCCGTCGAAGCCGGACTCGCCGTCCGGGAAGGTCAATGCGAGCAGCCACGCCGCCGTGGCCGGCAGGAAATGCCTGGCAACAGGAATTGCCGTGGCGTCGCAGAGCGTGTCCACCGGACGCGGATCGAGCACGGCGACCTTGGCGCCGGCGCGCTGGGCCTGGCGGATGGCCAGCGCGGAAAGGGGCGCATCGTGCAACGGGTCCGCGCCGAGCACGAGCACGAAGTCGGCCTGTCGTACCTGGCCGAGGTCCCAGGCTATCTCGCGATCCAGATGGGATGCGGCCTCATGGCAGGCGGAGCGCTCTGAAATGGTAGGGAAGTACGCTGGCGGGGCAATGCCCAGCGCATCCGTCAGGCCGCGGAGGGAGGCGAAATCCTCCAGGCTGCAGCGGGGGGAGGCGTACACGGCTACGGCGTCCGGGCCGTGCGCATCCATCGCCGCGCGAATCCTGCGCGCCGCCTCGGTCGCTGCGTTTTCGACATCCACGGGCGCACCGTCCACCAGGGCCTGCCGAGGACGCTCCGGCTGCGAGGCGTAGCCGAAACCGTACCGGCCCCTGTCGCAGAGGAAGGCGTCGTTGACGTCCATGTTCTCGCGCGCCTCGACGCGCAGCACCTCGCGGTAGCGGACCCCGGCCGTGGTGTTGCAGCCCAGGGAGCAGTGCAGGCACACGCTCGGCGCTCGCTCCAGGTCCCAGCGCCGCGCCCGGTAGCGCGAAGGTTTGTCCGTAAGCGTGCCGGTCGGGCATATCTCGGCGATGTTGCCGGAGAACGGGCTCTCCAGCCGGCCCGGCTCGAACCGGCCGTAGTAGACGCGCCCGGCGATGCCGAAGGTGCCGTAGTCCGTGCCCCCGGCGTACTCGCGGTAGAACCGCACGCAGCGGTAGCAGTGGATGCAGCGATTCATCTCGTGCTGGATGAGCGGGCCCAGATACTGATTCTCGTAGGTGCGCTTCTTGCCGCGGTAATGGCGGAGTCCGTGGCCGCCGGACACGGTCATGTCCTGCAGCAGGCAGTGGCCGCCCTCGTCGCAGATGGGGCAGTCGTGCGGATGGTCGAGCATGAGCCACTCGATGACCTGGGCGCGGAAGGCCATGGCTTCCGGATGGTTGGTGGAGACGACCATGCCGTCGCGCGCATCCACCATGCAGCTCATGTCCAGCCCCTTCTTATGGCCTTCGATAAACTTGACGGCGCACATGCGGCAGGCGCCGACCGCGCCCAGCGACTTGTGGTAGCAGAAGCGCGGGATCTTGATGCCCAGGCGTTCGGCGGCGTCGATGACCTTGGTTCCGGCCTCGACCTCCACTTCACGTCCGTCGATGGTCAGCTTGGGCACGATATCTCTCCAACGTTCAGGTCTTCCGGATCAGCGCGCGGCGATCCGGTCAGGACGCATCCCTGTCGAGAACCTTCCAGTCCCCGGGTTTTGGTTTTTCCATGTCGCCGAAGGGGCAGCCGCGGCCGTCCAGGTGCTCGCGCACCTCGTCGCGGAAGCTGCGCAGAAGCCCCTTGACCGTGGAGGCGGCTCCCGGCGCAAAGCCGCAGTACGCGTGGGCCATGCCCGCGGCCACCGTCTCCAGCCGCTTGACGTCCGCCTCGGTCCCGTCGCCGGCTTCGATGTCCTGCAGGAGGCTGAGCATGTACGGGATTCCGTCGCGGCACGGCGTGCACCAGCCGCACGACTCCCGCGCAAAATAGGTCAGGATATTGATGGTAGCCTGTACGAGGCAGGTGTTCTTGTCGAAGACCACGATGGAGCCGGTGCCAAGGGAGAGGCCGGCGGCTTTCATGGAGTCGAAGTCCATGGGCGTTGCGAGCTGGGCCTGGGTGACGAAACTCGTGGACGCGCCGCCCGGAATGCATGTCTTGAACTCCGCGCCGGGCAGCATGCCGCCTGCATGCTCGAAAATTATGTCGCCCAGGCGGGTGCCCATGGGCAGCTCGTAGCAACCGGGATCGACCACCTCGCCGCTCACGCAGTACAGCTTGGTGCCGTCGCCTGTGGGCGTGGCCGCGAGGCCCTTGAACCACTCCACCCCGTTGCGGATGATGTGCGGGACGTGGGCCAGCGTCTCCACGTTGTTGACCACGGTGGGCATGCCCCACAGGCCGGAGCTGGTCATATGGCCGGTCTTGTCCGGGTTGGGCCGTTTGCCCATGATGGCGTTGGCCTGGGCCGAGCTCTCGCCGCAGATGTAGCGCCCAGCGCTGCGGTGCACCTCGATGTCGAAGGAAAAATCGCTGCCCAGTATGTTCTTGCCCAGCATGCCGGCCTCACGCGCCGCGGACAGCTCGCGCTCGATGAGCTCTGCATCGTCGTTGTACGACGGCCGGATGAAGAACACCGCGACGTCGGCCTGCACGGCATAGGCGGCCATGGTGATGCCTTCGATGACCAGGTGCGGGTCCGTGTTGACCAGGACCCTGTCCTTGAAGGTGCCGGGCTCCATCTCGTCGGTGTTGGACTGGATATAGCGCGGATGGGGCGCGTCCTTGCGCACGAAGCCCCACTTGCGGCCGGCGGGAAAACCCGCGCCGCCGCGGCCCCGCAGGCCGGACTCTGTCACCATATTAATGACTTCATCCGGGGTCATGGTGCGGACCGCGCGCTCCAGCGCCTCGTACCCGCCGAGCTGGCGGTACTCGTCGAAGCCCACCGGACCGCAGTCCGAGCGCATGTTTTTCAGCAGTACACGTTCACTCATGGCGCTACCTGCAGAGGCATTGGATGATGTTGTCGGCGTTCTCCCGCAGCTCGTCGATGATCTCGTCCACCTTTTTCGGGGTCAGCCTGCCGTAATGCTTGCCGTTGATGAGCATGGCCGGCGCATTGTGGCAGTTGCCCAGACAGGCCGTGGGCAGCACCGTGAACAGCCCGTCCTCCGTAACCTCGCCCACGCCTACGCCCAGCTTGTCGCAGAGGTACTGGAACAGGCTGTTCTCGTGGTGCATCCAGCAGGCAACGCCGTCGCAGACGTGGATCACGAAGCGGCCCACCGGCCTGCGGTAGATGAAGTCGTAGAAGGTGCACAGCTCCTCCAGCTCCACGGTGGTCTTGCCGGTCAGGCGCGAGGCATGGCCCAGGGCCACGTCGGAAAAGCAGCCGAAATGGTTCTGCAGCAGATATATGATGTCGATGAGCTTCTCTTCGACATGCTCGGCCTCCCGGACCATGGTTTGTATCTCTGTTTCCAGCTCTTCCGGCAGCAGCATGCTCGTCTCCCTAGCGATCCAGATCCGGTGCGATGTAATCCGTCGAACCGATGATGGCGATGAAGTCCGGCAAAAGATGGCCGATGGTCATGAGGGGCAGGGCCTGCACGGTGGGGTAGCCGGCGGAGCGCATGTGCAGCCGGTACGGCATGTTCCCGCCGTCGCTCACGATGTAGAACCCCTGCTCACCGCGGGGCGATTCGGTCACTGCATACGCCTCGCCGGCCGGCACCTTGGGCCCGCGCGTGGCGTTGATGAAATGGTGTATCAGGCTCTCGATGTCTTCGAGCGTGTCCTTCTTGTCCGGTATGCAATAGCGGTAATCCTCGGAGATGTGCCGTCCCGATGGCATCCCCTCCAGGCACTGGGAGATGATCCGGTTGCTCTGCAGCATCTCCTCGAAACGCACTTCATAGCGCGCCAGGCAGTCGCCATCCTCCCGGGTCGGGATGTCGAAATCGTACTGCTCGTACCCGGAGTACGGCGTCACCTTGCGCAGGTCCCACTCCTTGCCGCAGGCGCGGAGGTTCGGCCCGGTCAAGCCATGGTCGATGGCGTCCTCCAGGGTGATAGGGCCAATGCCCCGTATCCTGGCTCTGAGGATGGGGTTGCCGGAAATCAGGCGGTGGTAGCTGCGGACTCTTTTGGGGAAACCGCTGACAAAGTCCCGCACCATCGTGTCCCAGCCTTCGGGCAGATCCATGGCCAGGCCGCCGATGCGCAGCCAGGCCGGATGCAGGCGGGCTCCGGTGATGGTCTCGATGATGTCCAGAACCTGCTCGCGCTCCCGGAAGGTGTGGAACACGGGCGTCATCATGCCCAGGTCCTGCACCATGGTTCCCAGCCAGAGCAGATGGTTGGAGAGCCGGAAGAACTCGGAGAGCATGACCCGCACGCACTGCGCCCGCGCCGGCACGGTGATGTCGCACAGCTTCTCGATGGCCAGCAGATAGGTGAGGTTGTTGGCAACGCCGCTCAGATAGTCGAGCCGGTCCGTGTAGGGAATGTACTGGTGCCAGGACTGGTGCTCGGCGATCTTCTCGGCCCCGCGGTGGTGGAAGCCGATGTCCGAAGCCATGTCCACAATCTCCTCGCCGTGCAGCTCCAGCACGAAACGCACCACGCCGTGGGTGCTGTAGTGGTGCGGACCGATGTTGAGCACGAACTCGCGTTTGGTGGGCGAGGTGGCGTGCAGGCGACGGAGCAGCTCGCCTGCGTCCTCGGGCTGCATGCGCAGAACGTCCTCCTCCAGATACGGCGCCATCTCCGTGGCCCTGTGGGGCTCGCTCTTGCGCAAGGGATGGCCCGGCCACGTCCGGGGCATGATCAGACGGCGCAGCTCCGGGTGGCCGACGAAGCGGATGCCGAACATGTCCCAGACCTCGCGCTCGTACCAGTTGGCGCAGGCCCAGACCGATGTGGCCGTAGGCGCTTCGGGCTCGGCCCCGGATAGGGGCACGCGCAGGCGAAGGCGCTCCACCGCGCTCAGGGAGGTCAGGGTGTAGACCAGGGTGAAGTCGTGCTCCACCGGAACCTTTCTCGTGCTCTCGTCCACCGCGGTGAGGTCCTCGAAGCGCTCATACTTCACGGGCGACTCGTGCTTGAGCCACTTCAGCACGTCAACGACGTGGTCCGCCGACACGGTCACCGTGGGCATGTCCACCGGGTCCTCGCGCCACGTTGCCAGCTCACCGAAGCGTTCCTCGATGGCCTTGCGCAGCACCGTCTGCCGCGCCGAGAACTCCAGCACGGGCGGCGGCGGTGTCCACATCTCCTCGGAGCGGCTGCCGGCGAAGCCCGGCGGGGTGACGGAGGTGCCGCGCACCGGAATGCCCTGCATGCCCGGCCCGCGCGTATCGCGATCCTTGCTGACGCCCACTTCCAGAATATCGTCGCGTCCGCCCAGCTGGCCGCCGGACAGGCCGAGCACCGGCTTGAGCGGCCGGTTCTTGCGCTTGATCATGTCCTGCAGGGTGATGAGACCGTACATCAGGGCTTCCGGCCGCGGCGGGCAGCCCGTGATGTACAC from Oceanidesulfovibrio marinus includes:
- a CDS encoding NADH-quinone oxidoreductase subunit B/C/D; this encodes MGYDAEALTKAVEAAVLGDAEAVRMLPERASLGDVLVNWCQMNSLWPLFFGLSCCFIEQATVFTGVYDIARFGAEVLRGSPRQADLLVVSGTVFKKVAPMVTRIYEQMSRPKWVISMGSCANTGGMYDVYSVVQGVDQLIPVDVYITGCPPRPEALMYGLITLQDMIKRKNRPLKPVLGLSGGQLGGRDDILEVGVSKDRDTRGPGMQGIPVRGTSVTPPGFAGSRSEEMWTPPPPVLEFSARQTVLRKAIEERFGELATWREDPVDMPTVTVSADHVVDVLKWLKHESPVKYERFEDLTAVDESTRKVPVEHDFTLVYTLTSLSAVERLRLRVPLSGAEPEAPTATSVWACANWYEREVWDMFGIRFVGHPELRRLIMPRTWPGHPLRKSEPHRATEMAPYLEEDVLRMQPEDAGELLRRLHATSPTKREFVLNIGPHHYSTHGVVRFVLELHGEEIVDMASDIGFHHRGAEKIAEHQSWHQYIPYTDRLDYLSGVANNLTYLLAIEKLCDITVPARAQCVRVMLSEFFRLSNHLLWLGTMVQDLGMMTPVFHTFREREQVLDIIETITGARLHPAWLRIGGLAMDLPEGWDTMVRDFVSGFPKRVRSYHRLISGNPILRARIRGIGPITLEDAIDHGLTGPNLRACGKEWDLRKVTPYSGYEQYDFDIPTREDGDCLARYEVRFEEMLQSNRIISQCLEGMPSGRHISEDYRYCIPDKKDTLEDIESLIHHFINATRGPKVPAGEAYAVTESPRGEQGFYIVSDGGNMPYRLHMRSAGYPTVQALPLMTIGHLLPDFIAIIGSTDYIAPDLDR